One Phycisphaerae bacterium RAS2 DNA window includes the following coding sequences:
- the ndhD1 gene encoding NAD(P)H-quinone oxidoreductase chain 4 1, which translates to MSFLANSWIGEHILTLVMFFPVACAMVLYSRRDWEPAAVRRFALASSLLTLMLAVAATMLYLEESLSARYRGGYGLVERADWIIGQSGAVALQIQYYVGVDGISLPLVLLTAFLTPLAIWGSYTGIGERHREYYSLMLMLLGAMLGVFCARDLLLFYVCFEFTLIPLYFLIGIWGGSQRAKAANMFFLYTLAGSMLTFAGVLYLGWQASQAPLAPGGTHAFTFDMDVLGRLAPEGVLSLNAQWWLFLAFFAGFAIKVPLFPFHTWLPLAHTEAPTAGSVLLAAVLLKLGTYGFLRLSLPTLPDATLALAPAMATLAVVGIVYGALAAWVQTDVKKLVAYSSVSHLGFCLLGMFSLKMAGLTGSLLYMINHGLSTGALFLIVGMIYERYHTREMAEIGGLAHKMPIMAFFLIVFTMSSIGLPGLNGFVSEFLVLLGTFTSASESGGTPVGPLKPVYAVVAASGILLGAIYMLHMAGRVLFGPPKEPGHGFDASTGLTQDLTRREVSILAPIALVCLFLGVYPKPVMNMIEPSLHEAVLTRVLGPANEDATGDAVVIHENSVSRESQPRVAVTAAPVTGGHP; encoded by the coding sequence ATGTCGTTTCTGGCCAATAGTTGGATCGGCGAGCACATCTTGACGCTCGTCATGTTCTTCCCCGTGGCGTGCGCGATGGTGCTGTACTCGCGCCGCGACTGGGAGCCGGCGGCGGTTCGGCGCTTCGCGCTAGCGTCCTCCCTCCTCACCCTGATGCTGGCGGTCGCCGCGACGATGCTCTACCTCGAGGAAAGTCTGTCCGCGCGATATCGCGGCGGCTACGGCCTCGTGGAACGCGCCGACTGGATCATCGGACAAAGCGGTGCGGTCGCCCTTCAGATCCAGTATTACGTCGGCGTCGACGGCATCAGCCTGCCGCTCGTATTGCTCACGGCCTTCCTGACACCGCTGGCCATCTGGGGCAGCTACACGGGAATTGGTGAGCGGCATCGTGAGTATTACTCGCTCATGCTCATGCTGCTCGGCGCGATGCTCGGCGTGTTCTGTGCCCGTGATCTGCTGCTTTTCTACGTCTGCTTCGAGTTCACGCTGATCCCGCTTTACTTCCTGATCGGCATCTGGGGCGGGTCGCAACGGGCCAAGGCCGCCAACATGTTCTTCCTCTACACGCTCGCGGGCAGCATGCTCACCTTTGCGGGCGTGCTCTACCTTGGCTGGCAGGCGTCGCAGGCGCCGCTCGCGCCGGGCGGCACGCACGCCTTCACGTTTGACATGGATGTGCTCGGCCGGCTCGCGCCCGAAGGCGTGTTGTCGCTCAATGCGCAGTGGTGGCTGTTCCTGGCGTTCTTCGCCGGCTTCGCCATCAAGGTGCCGCTGTTTCCGTTTCACACCTGGCTGCCGCTGGCGCACACCGAAGCGCCGACCGCCGGCAGCGTCCTTCTCGCCGCCGTGCTGCTGAAGCTGGGGACGTACGGCTTCCTTCGATTGAGCCTGCCGACGCTGCCCGACGCGACGCTGGCCCTGGCCCCGGCAATGGCGACGCTGGCCGTGGTGGGGATTGTTTACGGCGCGCTGGCCGCCTGGGTACAGACGGATGTCAAGAAACTGGTTGCCTACTCGTCGGTGTCGCACCTGGGCTTCTGCCTGCTGGGCATGTTCAGCCTGAAGATGGCCGGCCTGACCGGCTCCTTGCTTTACATGATCAATCACGGGCTATCGACCGGTGCCCTGTTTCTCATCGTCGGCATGATTTACGAGCGCTACCACACGCGGGAGATGGCCGAGATCGGCGGCCTGGCGCACAAGATGCCGATCATGGCGTTCTTCCTGATCGTGTTCACGATGTCGAGCATCGGCCTGCCGGGGTTGAACGGTTTCGTCAGCGAGTTTCTCGTTCTGCTCGGCACGTTCACGTCGGCGAGCGAGTCCGGCGGCACGCCGGTCGGCCCGTTGAAGCCTGTTTATGCCGTGGTCGCCGCGAGCGGCATCCTGCTCGGCGCGATTTACATGTTGCACATGGCGGGACGGGTGCTGTTCGGCCCGCCGAAGGAGCCCGGGCATGGATTTGACGCTTCCACCGGATTGACGCAGGACCTGACGCGGCGCGAGGTGAGCATTCTCGCACCGATCGCGCTGGTGTGCCTCTTCCTCGGGGTGTATCCCAAGCCCGTCATGAACATGATCGAGCCGTCCCTCCACGAAGCCGTCCTTACGAGAGTGCTCGGGCCGGCGAACGAAGACGCCACCGGCGACGCCGTTGTGATTCATGAGAATTCCGTTTCACGAGAATCCCAACCGCGCGTAGCAGTCACAGCTGCACCCGTAACAGGAGGCCACCCATGA
- the nuoI gene encoding NADH-quinone oxidoreductase subunit I: MSNGQDWKQTDVVYVTQPPLSMGERLYLPQIFGGMKTTLRHMFKKRLRDETVVQYPEQKRTLRKEIYRGVHRLNRDEQGRVACVACFMCETACPAHCIHIEGAESPWPDREKYPIKFDIDELRCIYCGMCEEACPVDAIELTPEYHLVGGSREEMIFDKEKLLMVFDRTKDEKPRKGPAITGY, encoded by the coding sequence ATGTCTAACGGGCAGGATTGGAAACAGACAGACGTGGTTTATGTGACGCAGCCGCCGCTGTCGATGGGCGAGCGCTTGTACCTGCCGCAGATTTTCGGCGGGATGAAGACGACATTGCGGCACATGTTCAAGAAGCGGCTGCGCGACGAGACGGTGGTGCAATATCCCGAACAGAAACGCACGCTTCGCAAGGAGATTTACCGCGGCGTGCATCGACTGAATCGCGATGAGCAGGGCCGCGTGGCGTGCGTGGCGTGTTTCATGTGCGAGACGGCCTGCCCGGCGCACTGCATTCACATCGAGGGTGCGGAGAGCCCCTGGCCCGACCGCGAGAAGTACCCGATCAAGTTCGACATCGACGAACTGCGGTGCATTTACTGCGGCATGTGCGAAGAAGCCTGCCCGGTCGATGCAATCGAGTTGACGCCGGAGTATCATCTGGTCGGCGGCTCGCGTGAGGAGATGATCTTCGACAAGGAAAAGCTGCTGATGGTGTTCGACCGGACGAAGGACGAGAAGCCGCGGAAGGGTCCGGCGATTACGGGGTATTAG
- the nuoJ gene encoding NADH-quinone oxidoreductase subunit J → MRSELVYGIYGVAALGALATYLALPKASGGVRRGVLWTLMAIAAGAGLMLLGQILGEQAGRVYFCILAALTLAGGIGVVTHKRPVYSALFFIVVVLSTAGLMFLVGAEFLGASLVIVYAGAILVTYVFVIMLAQQSAPTTGGQFAAALDYDRSAREPLAAILAGFVLVGVIGGTIVKHDWSKATAGVEKLATKGETGNVLAIGEMLMSPQFAVSVELAGVLLMVAMIGAIAIARKKVPHAMEDAAEARRPGEIGRHVKPF, encoded by the coding sequence ATGCGGTCTGAACTGGTCTATGGCATCTATGGCGTGGCGGCGCTTGGGGCGCTGGCGACGTACCTCGCGCTGCCCAAGGCGAGCGGCGGCGTGCGCCGCGGCGTGCTCTGGACGCTGATGGCCATTGCGGCCGGCGCGGGGCTGATGCTGCTTGGGCAGATTCTCGGCGAACAGGCCGGGCGCGTGTATTTCTGCATTCTCGCGGCGTTGACGCTGGCCGGCGGAATCGGGGTCGTGACCCACAAACGACCGGTTTATTCGGCGCTGTTTTTCATCGTGGTGGTCTTGAGCACGGCTGGGCTGATGTTCCTCGTCGGCGCGGAGTTTCTCGGGGCGTCGCTGGTGATCGTTTATGCCGGCGCGATCCTGGTTACGTATGTGTTTGTCATCATGCTGGCGCAGCAGTCGGCCCCGACGACGGGCGGGCAGTTCGCGGCGGCGCTGGACTACGATCGCTCGGCGCGCGAGCCGCTGGCGGCGATTCTCGCCGGGTTCGTGCTGGTCGGTGTCATCGGCGGCACGATTGTGAAACACGATTGGTCGAAGGCGACCGCCGGCGTGGAGAAACTGGCGACGAAGGGCGAAACCGGCAACGTGCTGGCCATCGGCGAGATGTTGATGTCGCCGCAGTTCGCCGTGAGCGTGGAACTGGCCGGCGTGCTGCTGATGGTTGCAATGATCGGCGCGATCGCGATTGCGCGGAAGAAAGTGCCGCATGCGATGGAAGACGCGGCCGAGGCGCGGCGGCCCGGCGAGATCGGGCGACACGTGAAGCCGTTCTAG
- a CDS encoding Doubled CXXCH motif (Paired_CXXCH_1): MKTTPTILAVLWTIGLLTGAPVKSARADESVVNSVHNLSATGPGSIRALNEGEVCIFCHTPHNASPQAPLWNRYNPTTYYRIYQSSTTDARIDQPGGPSKMCLSCHDGSVALGMVLSRPPTDPIPMNQPFLTSGRSNLTNDLSDDHPVGFRFDRQLAARDHQLRSPDLVSQRVKLGERGEMECTACHNPHNNELGDFLRVTQRQGALCNTCHKMDGWQMSAHALAPRSVPVTVTNGEALPFATMADAACYSCHTSHNAQHPERLLNDRPSELCISCHNGLNGRDIQGVLNLRSSHRFNRLLDLHDPTENHLAMPPHSECVDCHNPHAVRDNPIGSLVPVFEPRGVLVPPPMEFVKGVTVAGTPTDRARYYYEVCFRCHGDNPVFMQDRIPRQRDNFGNVRRQFLPTNASLHPVVSPARNSGEVPSLINPLAHQVLSCQSCHNNPDARNLGGGGPNGPHGSRFDWLLVENYETADFTMESPQAYALCYRCHDRTSILGDQSFTFHNRHVVTGRTPCSSCHAPHGVSGSPANHSALINFDLRIVGGQRRFIDTGRFQGSCTLTCHGVNHVNFTYSNP, translated from the coding sequence ATGAAAACGACACCAACGATTCTGGCCGTGCTTTGGACGATCGGGCTGCTGACCGGCGCGCCGGTGAAGTCCGCGCGCGCTGATGAGAGCGTCGTCAACTCGGTGCACAATCTTTCGGCGACCGGCCCCGGCTCGATCCGCGCCTTGAACGAGGGCGAGGTCTGCATCTTCTGCCACACGCCGCACAACGCCAGCCCGCAGGCCCCGCTCTGGAACCGATACAACCCCACGACCTACTATCGAATCTACCAGAGCAGCACCACCGACGCGCGCATCGATCAACCCGGCGGGCCAAGCAAGATGTGCCTTTCCTGCCACGACGGCTCGGTCGCGCTGGGCATGGTGTTGAGTCGCCCGCCGACCGATCCGATCCCGATGAATCAGCCGTTCCTGACCTCGGGCCGCTCGAACCTCACCAACGATCTCTCCGACGATCATCCCGTCGGGTTCCGATTCGATCGGCAATTAGCGGCGCGCGATCACCAGCTGCGCTCGCCTGATCTGGTCTCCCAGCGTGTCAAACTCGGCGAACGCGGCGAGATGGAATGCACGGCGTGCCACAATCCGCACAACAACGAACTCGGCGATTTTCTCCGCGTCACGCAGCGCCAGGGCGCGCTTTGCAACACCTGCCACAAAATGGACGGCTGGCAGATGAGCGCCCACGCCCTCGCGCCGCGATCGGTGCCCGTCACGGTGACCAACGGCGAAGCGCTGCCGTTCGCGACGATGGCTGATGCCGCCTGCTATTCGTGTCACACGTCGCACAACGCGCAGCACCCCGAACGGCTTCTGAACGACCGGCCCAGTGAACTGTGCATCAGTTGTCATAACGGTTTGAACGGGCGGGACATCCAGGGCGTGCTGAATCTGCGCAGTTCGCATCGCTTCAATCGCCTGCTGGATCTTCACGACCCGACGGAGAACCACCTCGCAATGCCGCCGCACAGCGAATGCGTCGATTGTCACAATCCGCACGCCGTGCGCGACAACCCGATCGGGTCGCTCGTACCTGTGTTCGAGCCGCGCGGCGTGCTCGTGCCGCCGCCGATGGAGTTCGTGAAGGGCGTCACCGTCGCCGGCACGCCGACCGACCGGGCGCGGTACTATTACGAAGTCTGCTTCCGCTGCCACGGGGACAATCCCGTCTTCATGCAGGATCGCATCCCGCGCCAGCGCGACAACTTCGGCAATGTTCGCCGCCAGTTCCTCCCGACCAACGCGTCGCTGCATCCTGTCGTCAGCCCCGCGCGGAACTCCGGGGAAGTTCCAAGTCTCATCAATCCGCTCGCGCACCAGGTGTTGAGTTGCCAGAGCTGTCACAACAATCCCGACGCGCGCAACCTCGGTGGCGGCGGGCCGAACGGGCCGCACGGTTCACGCTTCGATTGGTTGCTCGTGGAAAACTACGAGACGGCCGACTTCACGATGGAATCGCCCCAGGCGTATGCCCTCTGCTATCGCTGCCACGATCGCACCAGCATCCTCGGCGACCAGAGCTTCACCTTCCACAACCGGCACGTCGTCACCGGCCGCACGCCGTGCTCGTCGTGTCACGCGCCGCACGGCGTCTCGGGCAGCCCGGCCAATCACAGCGCGCTCATCAACTTCGACCTGCGCATCGTCGGCGGGCAGCGCCGGTTCATCGACACGGGCCGATTCCAGGGTTCCTGCACCCTGACCTGCCACGGCGTTAACCACGTGAATTTCACCTATAGCAACCCCTAG
- the nuoL_2 gene encoding NADH-quinone oxidoreductase subunit L, with product MHLKLWAILVPMLPLAGAAWVGLIGLRGLRDRSHWLVLLGVAGAFACSIILFQRVNAVDPNDAHAVAQLAQPIVMYSWLSVGGGSWLDVSFRVDPLTCVMLLTVTGIALLIVMYSVGYMRDHHGHAERGYERFFAFLGFFVFSMCMLVLAGNFLLLYLGWELVGLSSYLLIGFYYQKPEAAAAAKKAFLVNRIGDFGFGLGILLIYLTFGSLDYRTVFGFFEQGIKPDGTPIEAWRLSAIPLLLFCGAMGKSAQMPLHVWLPDAMEGPTPVSALIHAATMVTAGVYMVARCHVIFASSQYAMWIVGSIGAATALIAATIALTQFDMKRILAYSTLSQLGFMFLALGVGAFDTAVFHLFTHAFFKALLFLAAGSVMHAMNGVIDIRRFSGLRRDLPITHGTFFVGGLALAGFPLLSGFWSKDEILHAALGSGMPWLGWIGLFTALLTAFYTFRMICMAFYGAKRLPVGVEHAHESGAWMTIPLMVLAVGALGVGYFGVTMHSGGAFGLFEPHGKFHAFLAPVFSDLKTMAHAAEHGAEADHGGGHALMYISAGLAIWGILTARFFYLRRPTIPLAIALSSGPVYQLLYRKYYFDELYDAGIVRPLRRLGDLCYAVDRFCINLVLWLIAAVPRAIGYGLKTWQQGALQGYAVGMVVGLAVMLWWMVAE from the coding sequence ATGCACCTGAAGTTGTGGGCGATCTTGGTTCCGATGTTGCCGCTGGCGGGCGCCGCCTGGGTCGGGCTGATTGGTCTGCGCGGGCTGCGCGATCGATCGCACTGGCTCGTGCTGCTCGGTGTCGCCGGAGCGTTCGCCTGCTCGATCATTCTCTTCCAGCGCGTCAACGCGGTGGACCCAAACGATGCGCACGCGGTCGCCCAGTTGGCGCAACCGATCGTGATGTATTCCTGGTTGAGTGTCGGCGGCGGCTCGTGGCTGGATGTGTCCTTCCGCGTCGATCCGTTGACGTGCGTGATGCTGCTTACGGTCACCGGCATCGCCCTGCTCATCGTCATGTACTCCGTCGGCTACATGCGCGATCACCACGGCCACGCCGAGCGCGGCTACGAACGGTTCTTCGCGTTTCTCGGGTTCTTCGTCTTCTCCATGTGCATGCTCGTGCTGGCGGGCAATTTCCTGCTGCTCTACCTGGGATGGGAACTGGTCGGCCTTTCGAGCTACCTGCTCATCGGGTTCTATTATCAAAAGCCCGAAGCGGCGGCGGCGGCGAAGAAGGCATTTCTCGTCAACCGCATCGGCGACTTCGGCTTCGGTCTGGGCATCCTGCTGATCTATCTCACGTTCGGCTCGCTCGACTACCGAACCGTGTTCGGCTTTTTCGAGCAGGGTATCAAGCCCGACGGCACGCCCATTGAGGCGTGGCGGTTGTCGGCGATTCCCCTGCTCCTGTTCTGTGGCGCAATGGGAAAAAGCGCCCAGATGCCGCTGCACGTCTGGCTGCCCGACGCGATGGAAGGCCCCACGCCGGTCAGCGCGCTGATTCACGCGGCGACCATGGTCACGGCCGGTGTGTACATGGTCGCGCGGTGTCACGTTATCTTTGCGTCGAGCCAGTACGCGATGTGGATCGTCGGCTCGATCGGCGCGGCGACGGCCCTGATCGCCGCCACCATCGCCCTGACGCAGTTCGACATGAAACGCATTCTCGCGTACTCGACCTTGAGCCAGCTTGGGTTCATGTTCCTGGCGCTGGGCGTCGGCGCGTTCGACACGGCGGTGTTCCACCTGTTCACGCACGCGTTCTTCAAGGCGCTGCTGTTCCTCGCTGCCGGCAGCGTGATGCACGCGATGAACGGCGTGATCGACATTCGGCGATTTTCCGGCCTGCGGCGCGACCTGCCCATCACGCATGGGACGTTCTTCGTGGGCGGCCTGGCGCTGGCGGGCTTCCCGTTGCTGTCGGGCTTTTGGAGCAAGGATGAGATTCTGCATGCGGCCCTGGGCAGCGGCATGCCGTGGCTTGGCTGGATCGGTCTCTTCACGGCCCTGCTGACGGCGTTCTACACCTTCCGCATGATCTGCATGGCGTTCTACGGCGCGAAGCGGTTGCCGGTCGGCGTCGAACACGCGCACGAAAGCGGCGCATGGATGACGATCCCGCTGATGGTCCTTGCGGTTGGTGCGCTCGGCGTCGGTTACTTCGGTGTGACGATGCACTCGGGCGGCGCCTTCGGCCTGTTCGAGCCGCACGGCAAGTTTCACGCATTCCTCGCCCCGGTTTTCAGCGACTTGAAGACCATGGCGCATGCAGCCGAACACGGCGCCGAAGCCGACCATGGCGGCGGGCACGCCCTGATGTACATCTCCGCGGGGCTAGCGATCTGGGGTATTCTCACGGCTCGGTTCTTCTACCTGCGACGGCCGACGATCCCGCTGGCGATCGCGCTGTCGAGCGGTCCGGTGTATCAACTGCTCTACCGCAAGTATTACTTCGACGAGTTGTACGATGCTGGCATCGTCCGCCCGCTTCGCCGGCTGGGCGATCTCTGCTACGCCGTGGATCGCTTCTGCATCAACCTGGTTCTGTGGCTCATCGCCGCGGTTCCCCGCGCGATCGGATACGGTCTCAAGACGTGGCAACAGGGCGCGCTGCAGGGCTACGCGGTCGGCATGGTCGTCGGCCTGGCCGTGATGTTGTGGTGGATGGTGGCGGAATGA
- the nuoK_2 gene encoding NADH-quinone oxidoreductase subunit K: MDEDDATTALLEAVAHNEKSAMSSATGLMVLGAALFGLGVVGFLTRRNLIVMFLCTEVMFQGVLVNLVAMGMVWKNLQGQMFGLYVLAIAAVEAGLGLAIVVMLYRRRGTLDAESWRGLRG, translated from the coding sequence GTGGATGAAGATGACGCAACGACCGCACTGCTTGAAGCAGTGGCACACAATGAGAAGAGCGCGATGAGCAGTGCGACGGGATTGATGGTGCTGGGCGCGGCCCTGTTCGGATTGGGTGTGGTGGGATTTCTCACGCGCCGCAATCTGATCGTGATGTTCCTCTGCACCGAGGTGATGTTCCAGGGCGTGCTGGTGAATCTCGTCGCGATGGGGATGGTGTGGAAGAATCTCCAGGGTCAGATGTTCGGCCTGTACGTGCTGGCCATCGCCGCGGTCGAAGCGGGGCTGGGCCTCGCCATCGTGGTGATGCTGTACCGCCGACGCGGGACACTGGACGCGGAAAGCTGGCGCGGCCTGCGCGGATAG
- the vgb_2 gene encoding Virginiamycin B lyase → MTMCRACLLIAWVALGAMAGCQRPQRPVFPDVAPAIVWPKAPDAPRIRYIGELIGEESLDRRPTGWAAVKSALEGPPPVTNFSTPTSVATRGDVVFVADGQAGAVYRLNVATREFQAITVAGGAPFGFPIDLALRGDSLFVADSARPGVFEFDESGQFRRTLAIEGLKRPSAIAVHPASGDLFVLDSAAHACHVMGANGSLKRTLGRRGASQGEFNYPAGLAFDPRYGLAVADSMNFRVQVLAETGSPLAMFGQKGDAAGDFSMPRDLALDSHGHVYVVDNQFENVQIFSRDGQLLMAWGQEGRAPGEFYLPSGITIDERDRIWIADTYNRRVQVFQFLGAGDPPTTQSVP, encoded by the coding sequence ATGACGATGTGCCGTGCATGCTTGCTGATTGCGTGGGTCGCGCTCGGCGCGATGGCGGGTTGCCAGCGCCCGCAGCGACCGGTCTTCCCCGATGTTGCGCCGGCGATCGTCTGGCCCAAGGCGCCCGACGCCCCGCGTATCCGCTACATCGGCGAGTTGATCGGGGAAGAATCGCTGGATCGTCGTCCGACCGGCTGGGCCGCCGTCAAGTCGGCGCTCGAGGGGCCGCCACCTGTGACGAACTTCTCCACGCCGACATCTGTCGCAACGCGCGGCGATGTCGTCTTCGTGGCAGATGGTCAGGCAGGGGCAGTTTATCGGTTGAACGTGGCGACGAGAGAATTTCAGGCGATCACAGTCGCGGGTGGCGCGCCGTTCGGCTTCCCCATCGACTTGGCGTTGCGCGGTGATTCCTTGTTTGTCGCGGACAGCGCCCGCCCCGGCGTTTTCGAGTTTGACGAGAGTGGTCAATTCCGACGGACGCTCGCCATCGAGGGATTGAAGCGGCCGTCGGCCATCGCGGTGCATCCGGCGAGCGGCGACTTGTTCGTCTTGGATTCGGCGGCCCATGCGTGCCATGTGATGGGGGCCAATGGTTCACTGAAACGGACGCTCGGCCGGCGCGGTGCATCGCAGGGCGAGTTCAATTATCCCGCGGGCCTGGCGTTCGACCCGCGTTACGGCCTGGCCGTGGCCGACTCGATGAACTTTCGCGTACAGGTGCTGGCCGAGACCGGCTCACCGCTCGCCATGTTCGGCCAAAAAGGCGACGCGGCGGGGGACTTCTCGATGCCGCGCGACCTTGCGTTGGACTCGCATGGCCACGTGTACGTCGTGGACAACCAGTTCGAAAACGTGCAGATCTTCTCGCGCGACGGCCAACTGCTGATGGCCTGGGGGCAGGAGGGTCGCGCGCCGGGCGAGTTTTACCTGCCGTCGGGCATCACGATTGATGAACGGGATCGCATCTGGATTGCCGACACCTACAATCGACGCGTGCAGGTGTTTCAGTTTCTCGGTGCGGGCGACCCCCCAACGACGCAGAGCGTGCCATGA
- a CDS encoding Doubled CXXCH motif (Paired_CXXCH_1) has translation MKHTATDWRPARLGTITLGAAFCAVLVACAARPTIDSPPLNTSAEIAGGPSAIDEPSDLYAGGLTGSKHDFSLSDGRWKDLCTPCHTPHEPKLPDAAVSGAPPVRFVSYSADPTSLDRSSVLCLSCHDGVTAQDVFTGAHAVSWSTPLGASTLPISGRVSHPIGIRMPLGDSTYRSPAEVQASGLVKLPDGRVQCISCHDPHNTDRHPAMLVQSNRGSRLCLACHRI, from the coding sequence ATGAAACACACCGCGACAGATTGGCGACCTGCCCGACTAGGGACAATCACGCTGGGTGCGGCATTTTGCGCGGTTCTCGTCGCCTGCGCGGCACGGCCGACCATCGACAGCCCGCCCCTGAATACATCGGCCGAAATCGCCGGCGGGCCTTCTGCGATCGATGAACCGTCCGATCTGTACGCCGGGGGCCTGACCGGCAGCAAGCATGATTTCTCCTTAAGCGACGGGCGATGGAAGGACCTCTGCACACCCTGCCACACGCCGCACGAGCCGAAGCTGCCGGATGCGGCGGTGTCGGGCGCGCCGCCCGTTCGATTCGTGAGCTACTCTGCCGATCCAACTTCGCTGGACCGCTCGTCGGTGCTGTGCTTGAGCTGCCACGATGGCGTCACCGCGCAGGACGTGTTCACCGGCGCGCACGCCGTTTCATGGTCAACCCCGCTGGGGGCGAGCACCCTGCCGATCAGCGGGCGCGTCAGCCACCCGATCGGCATCCGGATGCCGTTGGGCGACTCCACGTATCGCAGCCCGGCCGAGGTTCAGGCGAGCGGGTTGGTCAAGCTGCCCGATGGGCGCGTGCAGTGCATCTCCTGCCACGATCCGCACAACACCGACCGGCACCCGGCCATGCTGGTTCAATCCAACCGCGGCAGCCGACTGTGCCTCGCATGCCATCGCATCTAA
- the nuoN_2 gene encoding NADH-quinone oxidoreductase subunit N: protein MTSMLAMHPLLMHLMPEVVLVCGASAILLLGLGSASRGKTRSAELALLTLLGALWSAYVMEDNPPAPVSGLWESGLVWYARMVSIGVGALILMVNRHVPRSEESAEFFALTLFSIAGISLVTVANDLMLLFLALELVSVPTYVLVGLSRRSIHSQEATGKYFFLGAFAAAITLYGFSFLYGAAGTMQLFSRSAGQPCIAAVLSDPAVASNKLVMLGLVLSLTGLAFKLAAVPLHFYVADVYQGAAAPVSGLLGFVPKFAGVLAIIRVLSLTGWVLDQKLYGLLWVMAAATMLVGNTLALMQHNVKRMLAYSSVAHSGYMLVGLVAGPGVGESVVASPLRNGLVAVLFYVAIYGVMNLGAFAALAFFRRRDEDADEDRSAESIEELSGAAREHPWASLCLALCVLGLMGFPLTVGFLGKLYIFSSAISAGAVTMRHDAMLGLVIFGVLNSAIAAAYYLRIIAAVYLGKPAEGGRVASCHALKGALALCAIVVVGLFVRPTMLFEQSSRAAEDVHVIAPQAQDAVAERPLKMANSE, encoded by the coding sequence ATGACCTCCATGCTCGCCATGCACCCGCTTCTGATGCACCTGATGCCCGAGGTGGTTCTTGTCTGTGGTGCGTCGGCGATTTTGCTTCTCGGGTTGGGTTCGGCCTCGCGCGGGAAGACCCGATCCGCCGAGTTGGCGTTGCTCACGCTGCTGGGCGCGCTCTGGTCGGCCTACGTGATGGAAGACAATCCCCCTGCGCCGGTCAGCGGCCTCTGGGAAAGCGGCCTCGTCTGGTACGCGCGGATGGTGTCGATCGGCGTGGGCGCGCTCATCCTCATGGTGAACCGCCATGTGCCGCGCTCCGAGGAGAGCGCCGAGTTCTTCGCGCTCACGCTGTTCTCGATCGCAGGCATCTCACTCGTGACGGTCGCGAACGATTTGATGCTCCTGTTCCTCGCGCTGGAACTTGTCAGCGTGCCGACGTATGTGCTGGTCGGCCTGTCGCGTCGTTCGATTCACTCGCAGGAAGCAACTGGCAAGTATTTCTTCCTCGGCGCGTTTGCCGCGGCGATCACGCTCTACGGCTTCTCGTTTCTGTATGGCGCAGCGGGCACGATGCAACTGTTCAGCCGCAGCGCCGGTCAGCCCTGCATCGCGGCCGTGCTGTCCGACCCGGCCGTCGCATCGAACAAACTCGTGATGCTCGGGTTGGTGCTCTCGTTGACGGGACTGGCGTTCAAGCTGGCGGCCGTGCCGCTGCACTTCTACGTGGCGGACGTGTATCAGGGGGCGGCTGCGCCGGTGAGTGGGCTGCTGGGCTTCGTACCGAAGTTCGCGGGAGTTCTGGCGATCATTCGCGTGTTGAGCCTGACCGGCTGGGTCCTCGATCAGAAGCTGTACGGTCTGCTGTGGGTCATGGCAGCCGCGACGATGCTGGTCGGCAACACGCTCGCGCTGATGCAGCACAACGTGAAGCGCATGCTGGCATACTCCAGCGTCGCGCACTCGGGCTACATGCTGGTCGGTCTCGTGGCCGGCCCGGGCGTCGGCGAGTCGGTCGTGGCGTCGCCGCTTCGGAACGGGCTGGTGGCCGTGCTGTTCTATGTCGCGATCTACGGCGTGATGAACCTCGGCGCGTTCGCGGCGCTGGCGTTCTTCCGGCGGCGCGATGAAGACGCCGACGAGGATCGCTCGGCTGAATCCATCGAAGAGCTTTCGGGGGCAGCGCGGGAGCATCCGTGGGCGAGCCTGTGCCTGGCCCTGTGCGTGCTTGGGCTGATGGGCTTCCCGCTGACGGTCGGCTTCCTCGGCAAGTTGTACATCTTCAGTTCGGCGATTTCGGCGGGCGCGGTGACAATGCGGCACGATGCCATGCTGGGGCTGGTGATCTTCGGCGTGCTCAATTCGGCCATCGCGGCGGCGTATTACCTTCGCATCATTGCCGCGGTGTATCTCGGCAAACCGGCCGAGGGCGGTCGCGTCGCGAGTTGCCACGCGCTGAAGGGCGCGCTGGCGTTGTGCGCGATCGTGGTCGTGGGGTTGTTTGTGCGCCCGACGATGCTGTTCGAGCAGTCGAGCCGGGCGGCGGAAGATGTACACGTAATCGCCCCGCAGGCGCAGGACGCGGTGGCGGAGCGGCCGTTGAAAATGGCAAACAGCGAATAG